In a single window of the Anabas testudineus chromosome 17, fAnaTes1.2, whole genome shotgun sequence genome:
- the LOC113171386 gene encoding desmoplakin isoform X2 has protein sequence MSMYGSTSKLATMGQRSNSRPDLASASFRNEVFGGGNGFQGDYQVGDSGYTYTFSRSSMHGGGGGGQKVQVSMGGGGGGGGGVSVQAFQQRSLFLSGQCEAYLQKANMILQNGGPPGDVERLLIVAQETMDQLQLCGREMQQLRIPNDVFRSLDQFQSFHATLKQQLQRRNRGSVGSADGGRSFNDAMAWISQQKRLIETSAWGDDTDTIEQQILSQNRANSQMQMSLEVDRAKSDLLSRGDKYNLAILEQEWDSLQKMSHARISQLRDLQSIIEENSQAIMWVNEREEEELVFDWGDKNIDQYIPKKQESYSRLMRDLEEKEKELNKLKVKSDGIANNNHPASEKIQAYMDTLQTQWSWLLQITKCIHVHLKENAAYSQFFKEANETYSKLQKQHETIRSRFTCDKNTPLDTLTDLLKNLEQERERLMENRRQVQSLVSKSKTIVRLKPRNPEEKISSPVIVQALCDFKQDQKSILKGNEGILKDNSQRSKWLVTGPGGLDMLIPSVCLLIPPPNPLSIGIANKNEQYYDSIMGIWNQLYINIKSLISWQYCLKDINYVNSFTLSMLSKMRPEEYRSIIKRLETHYQEFLRNSQGSELFGEDDKKTIQGHVDKAHSHYDTLVIQLPAYKHEEVKPEKPEKPEKPEKPTPVTPTSSTLSVRLLSSLQEIRRRLVLAESGLTSHLHVPLGDNSVHECSVHIQRLEAVHQDLESIHEDCLSLREGINKHLAGIPADSEQAKFLRSELEIINKKLGDLKGLRSAYSQRLTALRALLQSLLQGEDIIKVHEARLTEKETTSLDLREVESYRSMLKQMKIDLEQKRDLLTAMEADLAKAVYWNGQISQSFHKCDVDLSKYSDLVNQMSDRWRRIQTQIDSRIWDLEKQEKQLKHYQQSSTSLEQWIDNARKRQDTLQTVKLSDIQTLMEQLNQQKALNTEIKGKKEKVEDVQKSADTCAASIKDYELQLASYSSGLETLLNIPVKRTMLQSPASVVRQEATDLQSRYIELLTRSSDYYKFLGELLKNMEELKIRNTKIELLEDELRRLKEDLQDHNQKNKTLEDAVSRYKLELTQSKDQLISMEEVKRTTAMQASAAKESLDSTHFQLQDLNDQLTRIKYQLDEEKRKRRLAEERYTSQQEEYEAAVRRRQKELEELNWTKLDYEKMVKDKELELEKMKMLMQEEEARRRNAESEISKTTIRVQESQTMYSELLHEKDSLQSKLKLLEQDKNRLQRLEEELTRIKLTLDTELRNKQRLLDEKNSILKDFNSMKSQYELRDSQIRQCESDRDKADRERLSLKNEIERLTRELKSVEERYKNRLLLSEREVSELALKRDALEREIKRLQQRPSSLSRQTQTDEKVPTIDPSKLVFDAVRRKVTAHQLCDCNIISKTTLEQLLKGQKTVDEVAVDIQLSLKGTGIIAGMTTGSQGKMPFTEAKNKNLLSPESSLMLLEAQAATGYIVDPAFNEKMPVDTACSRGIVDTEDRDTLLKAEAASTGFKDPYTGKVLSVGQACKQGCINKDKAIQLLQAQESVGGILDPVLGVFLPKDLALDRNLIDEELYRALNKKPTCYLDPATGQKISYGDLRKKCIVEPVSGSLLLRGPETPITIKGLRGEVSITELVESELLDKTDLQKLSQGQLTSKDIEEKLKSYLYGSTCIAGIYDEANDRIMPFYQAMKEGLLMRGTTLELLEAQAASGFIVDPVNNVFLTVEEATKRGLIGKEFKNKLLSAEKAVTGYTDPSTGKTISLFQAIEKDLIEKGHGIRLLESQIASGGIIDPKESHRIDVSVAYKRGYFDEKMNEILTYEGDDTKGFFDPNTKENLTYLQLKDRCITDDKTGLVLLPLKDKRKPQKSQDSRSNVLRKRRVVIVDPDTGLEMSVREAYHRELIDYDTFLDLSEQECEWEEITIKGSDGSAHLVIVDRKTGKQYDIQDCLKSGIIDQKSFEQYRAGKLTLTQFADQITSRTSSTEMTIAASSIDDMTTCSSSTQARPSSPTVRKRFNSISITVSPPEMFDDQSPVAAIFDTETLEKITICEGLRRGIVDTITAQRLLEAQASTGGIINPATGKRLSLQDAVHQSIIDEGMAAKLKPAQKAFLGFEDVKTKRRMSAAEAVKETWLPYDAGQRFLEFQYLTGGLIEPGTGHRITIEEAIRRRWLDGQGAQKLQDTRQHQKNLTCPKTKLKISYKDAMDSCMVEESNGMKMLQASSVSTKGISSPYNVSNPGSRSGSRSGSRAGSRSGSRRGSVDYSSTYYSYSSNSTTYSSNTLS, from the exons tgtgCAGGCTTTTCAGCAGAGGTCTTTATTCCTGTCTGGCCAATGCGAAGCCTACCTGCAGAAAGCAAACATGATTCTCCAGAAT GGCGGTCCACCTGGGGATGTAGAAAGGCTGTTGATCGTGGCTCAGGAAACCATGGATCAGCTCCAGCTGTGTGGCAGAGAAATGCAGCAATTGCGTATCCCTAATGACGTCTTCAGAAG TTTGGATCAGTTCCAGAGCTTTCACGCTACTTTGAAACAGCAGCTACAAAGACGCAACAGAGGCAGCGTGGGTTCTGCTGATGGAGGGAGGTCCTTTAATGATGCCATGGCCTGGATTTCCCAACAGAAG CGCCTGATAGAGACATCGGCGTGGGGAGATGACACTGATACTATAGAACAGCAAATCCTGAGTCAGAACAGAGCCAACAGCCAGATGCAGATGAGTTTGGAGGTTGATCGTGCCAAGAGCGACCTG CTCTCCAGGGGCGACAAGTACAACCTCGCCATCCTAGAACAAGAGTGGGACAGCCTGCAG AAAATGTCCCATGCCCGCATAAGTCAGCTGCGTGACCTTCAGAGCATCATTGAGGAGAACTCCCAAGCCATCATGTGGGTGaatgagagggaggaagaggagcttGTGTTTGACTGGGGAGACAAGAACATTGACCAGTATATTCCCAAGAAGCAAGAGAGCTACTCA aggctgatgagggacctggaggagaaggagaaggagctCAATAAGCTGAAGGTGAAATCCGATGGAATCGCGAACAACAACCATCCGGCTTCAGAAAAGATtcaa GCCTACATGGATACCTTACAGACCCAGTGGAGCTGGCTTCTCCAGATCACAAAGTGTATCCACGTTCATTTGAAGGAGAATGCTGCCTACAGCCAA TTTTTCAAGGAGGCCAATGAGACCTATTCGAAGCTGCAGAAGCAGCATGAGACTATCCGAAGCAGATTCACCTGTGACAAGAACACCCCACTGGACACCCTTACTGATCTCCTGAAAAATCTAGAG CAAGAAAGAGAGCGACTCATGGAGAATAGGAGGCAAGTCCAAAGTCTCGTCAGCAAGTCTAAAACGATCGTCAGGCTGAAGCCTCGCAATCCTGAGGAGAAGATCAGCAGTCCTGTCATCGTCCAAGCCTTATGTGACTTTAAACAAGACCAG aAAAGTATTTTGAAAGGAAATGAAGGCATCCTGAAAGACAACTCACAGCGCAGCAAGTGGCTTGTGACAGGACCGGGAGGTCTGGACATGTTGAttccctctgtgtgtctgctcatCCCCCCACCAAACCCACTCAGCATTGGCATTGCCAACAA GAATGAGCAGTATTATGATTCCATCATGGGCATTTGGAATCAGCTCTACATCAACATCAAAAGCCTCATTTCGTGGCAGTATTGCCTTAAAGACATCAATTACGTCAACTCTTTCACTCTCAGCATG CTGTCTAAGATGCGACCTGAAGAGTACCGCAGTATCATCAAAAGACTGGAGACTCACTATCAAGAGTTCTTGCGAAACAGCCAAGGTTCTGAGCTGTTTGGAGAAGATGACAAGAAAACAATCCAGGGACACGTTGACAAAGCCCACAGTCACTATGACACATTGGTTATCCAACTGCCTGCTTATA AACATGAAGAGGTGAAGCCTGAAAAACCTGAAAAGCCTGAAAAGCCTGAAAAGCCGACCCCTGTCACCCCAACCAGCTCCACTCTCAGTGTAAGACTGCTCAGTAGTCTGCAGGAAATTCGGCGCAGACTGGTACTGGCTGAGTCTGGTCTCACTAGTCATCTTCATGTTCCCCTGGGGGACAACAGTGTGCACGAGTGCTCAGTGCACATCCAGAGGCTGGAG GCTGTGCATCAGGATTTGGAATCTATTCACGAGGATTGCCTGAGCTTAAGAGAAGGTATTAACAAGCACCTTGCAGGAATACCTGCTGACTCCGAACAAGCCAAGTTCCTCCGATCGGAACTGGAAATCATCAATAAAAAACTGGGAGACCTGAAGGGTCTCCGCTCAGCATATTCACAAAG aCTCACAGCTCTTAGGGCCTTGCTTCAGAGCCTTCTTCAGGGCGAGGATATCATTAAAGTCCATGAGGCACGGCTGACAGAAAAGGAGACCACTTCTCTGGACCTTCGGGAGGTGGAGAGTTATCGGAGCATGCTTAAG CAAATGAAGATTGACCTGGAGCAAAAAAGAGACCTGCTGACTGCTATGGAGGCTGATCTGGCTAAAGCTGTGTACTGGAATGGTCAGATCTCTCAGTCTTTCCACAAGTGCGATGTGGACTTGTCCAAGTACTCAGACCTAGTGAATCAGATGTCTGACCGCTGGCGCCGCATCCAAACACAGATTGATAGCAG AATATGGGACTTGgagaagcaggagaaacagctgaaacactatcagcagagcagcactTCCTTGGAACAGTGGATAGACAATGCCAGGAAGCGCCAGGACACACTTCAGACGGTTAAACTCAGCGACATCCAGACCCTGATGGAACAGCTCAACCAACAGAAG GCGCTTAACACTGAAATTaaagggaagaaagagaaagtggaGGATGTGCAGAAAAGTGCAGACACCTGTGCTGCCTCCATAAAG GACTATGAGCTGCAGCTGGCTTCCTACAGTTCAGGTCTGGAAACTCTGCTTAATATTCCTGTTAAGAGAACAATGCTGCAGTCTCCAGCGTCTGTTGTCAGGCAAGAG GCGACTGACCTCCAGTCCCGCTACATAGAGCTACTTACCCGCTCCAGTGACTATTACAAGTTCCTAGGAGAGCTGCTGAAGAACATGGAAGAGTTGAAG ATCAGAAACACCAAGATTGAACTGCTGGAAGATGAACTCAGGCGGCTGAAGGAGGACCTGCAGGATCAtaatcagaaaaacaagactCTGGAAGATGCTGTGTCTCGCTACAAGCTGGAGCTCACTCAGTCCAAAGACCAGCTCATTTCTATGGAGGAAGTGAAGAGAACCACAGCAATGCAAGCTAGTGCAGCCAAGGAGAGCCTGGACAGCACACACTTCCAGCTTCAAGACCTTAATGACCAGCTGACCCGCATTAAATACCAACTggatgaagagaagaggaaaagaaggctGGCAGAGGAGCGCTACACCAGTCAGCAAGAAGAGTATGAGGCTGCGGTTCGCCGCAGACAAAAAGAGCTGGAAGAGCTTAATTGGACCAAGCTTGACTATGAAAAGATGGTGAAGGACAAGGAACTTGAActggagaagatgaagatgCTAATGCAAGAGGAGGAAGCACGTCGACGAAATGCTGAATCAGAAATCTCAAAG ACAACAATCAGGGTGCAAGAGTCTCAAACCATGTACAGTGAGCTGCTCCACGAGAAGGACAGCTTGCAGTCCAAACTTAAATTGCTGGAGCAAGACAAGAACCGTCTGCAACGTTTAGAAGAGGAGCTCACCCGCATCAAACTCACACTTGACACCGAGCTCCGCAACAAACAGCGGCTGCTGGATGAAAAGAATTCCATTCTTAAGGATTTCAACAGTATGAAGAGCCAGTATGAGCTGCGAGACAGCCAGATCAGGCAGTGTGAATCAGACAGAGACAAGGCTGATCGCGAAAGGCTCTCTCTGAAAAATGAGATCGAAAGGCTCACGAGAGAGCTCAAGAGTGTTGAGGAGAGGTACAAGAACCGACTGCTGTTGTCTGAAAGGGAGGTGTCAGAATTGGCTCTCAAGAGAGATGCTCTggaaagagagataaagaggctgcagcagagaccCAGCAGTCTGAGCAGACAGACCCAGACAGACGAGAAGGTTCCAACAATTGATCCGTCCAAGTTGGTTTTTGATGCAGTGCGCCGCAAAGTCACAGCTCATCAGCTTTGCGACTGCAATATTATCAGTAAGACCACTCTAGAGCAGCTTCTAAAGGGACAAAAGACAGTGGATGAGGTAGCTGTGGACATCCAGCTCAGTCTGAAGGGTACTGGCATTATTGCTGGGATGACAACAGGTTCGCAAGGGAAAATGCCATTCACTGAAGCCAAAAACAAGAATCTTCTCAGCCCAGAGAGTTCCCTCATGCTTCTGGAGGCTCAAGCAGCGACAGGCTATATAGTGGACCCTGCATTTAATGAGAAGATGCCTGTAGATACTGCCTGTTCCAGAGGAATTGTagatacagaagacagagacacCTTGTTGAAAGCTGAAGCAGCCAGCACAGGCTTCAAAGATCCGTACACTGGTAAAGTGTTATCTGTGGGTCAGGCATGCAAACAAGGCTGCATAAACAAAGATAAAGCCATCCAGCTGCTACAAGCTCAGGAGTCTGTTGGAGGCATACTGGATCCTGTTCTTGGTGTGTTCCTTCCAAAAGATCTGGCTCTGGACCGCAATCTTATTGATGAGGAGCTCTACAGAGCTTTGAACAAAAAACCTACGTGCTACCTGGATCCAGCAACAGGACAGAAGATAAGCTATGGTGACCTAAGGAAGAAGTGTATAGTGGAACCTGTTTCGGGCTCACTTCTTCTCCGTGGACCAGAAACCCCCATAACAATCAAAGGTCTGCGTGGGGAAGTCTCTATCACAGAGCTTGTCGAATCTGAACTGCTGGATAAAACTGACTTGCAGAAGCTCAGCCAGGGCCAGCTCACCAGCAAGGACATTGAAGAGAAGTTGAAGTCCTATCTGTATGGTTCTACCTGTATTGCAGGTATTTATGACGAGGCCAATGACAGAATAATGCCTTTCTATCAAGCAATGAAGGAAGGTCTGCTCATGAGAGGAACCACCCTGGAGCTCCTTGAGGCCCAAGCTGCTTCTGGTTTCATTGTTGATCCAGTCAACAATGTCTTCTTGACAGTAGAGGAAGCCACAAAGCGAGGCCTCATAGGCAAGGAGTTTAAGAATAAACTGTTGTCTGCAGAGAAGGCGGTGACTGGATACACAGACCCATCAACAGGAAAGACAATATCCCTCTTCCAGGCGATTGAGAAAGATCTTATTGAGAAGGGTCATGGAATCCGTCTGCTTGAATCTCAAATTGCCAGTGGTGGAATTATTGACCCCAAAGAAAGCCATCGTATTGATGTCTCTGTTGCCTATAAGAGAGGATATTTTGATGAAAAGATGAACGAGATCCTAACCTACGAAGGAGATGACACAAAAGGCTTCTTTGATCCTAACACCAAGGAAAACCTGACATATCTTCAGCTTAAAGACAGATGCATCACAGATGACAAAACAGGCCTGGTACTCCTGCCACTGAAAGATAAGAGGAAACCCCAGAAGTCACAGGACAGCCGCAGCAATGTCCTCCGCAAGAGGCGCGTTGTGATCGTTGACCCAGACACCGGGCTGGAGATGTCCGTGAGAGAGGCCTATCACAGGGAGCTAATTGACTATGATACCTTTCTGGACTTGTCAGAGCAGGAGTGTGAGTGGGAGGAAATAACGATCAAGGGATCAGATGGCTCTGCACATTTGGTGATAGTGGatagaaaaacaggaaaacagtaTGACATCCAGGACTGTCTGAAGAGCGGCATCATTGACCAGAAGTCTTTCGAACAGTATCGTGCTGGTAAGCTAACCTTGACCCAGTTTGCTGATCAAATTACCAGCAGAACGAGCAGCACTGAGATGACCATCGCAGCCAGCAGCATCGATGACATGACCACCTGCAGCAGTTCCACTCAGGCCAGACCATCCTCTCCTACTGTTCGTAAACGCTTCAACAGTATTTCTATCACCGTCTCTCCCCCTGAGATGTTTGATGACCAAAGCCCGGTGGCAGCCATATTTGACACAGAGACTTTGGAGAAAATAACTATTTGCGAAGGGCTGCGTCGAGGTATAGTTGATACTATAACAGCACAGAGGTTGCTGGAGGCCCAGGCATCCACAGGGGGCATTATCAACCCTGCTACAGGCAAGAGACTGTCCCTGCAGGATGCTGTCCATCAGAGCATCATTGATGAAGGTATGGCTGCCAAGCTGAAACCTGCCCAAAAAGCCTTTCTTGGTTTTGAAGACGTGAAGACTAAAAGAAGGATGTCTGCAGCAGAGGCAGTAAAGGAGACATGGCTGCCATATGATGCGGGTCAGAGATTTTTGGAGTTTCAGTACTTGACAGGAGGCCTGATTGAGCCTGGCACTGGGCATCGCATTACCATCGAAGAGGCTATACGCAGAAGGTGGCTAGATGGTCAAGGGGCCCAGAAGCTTCAGGATACACGGCAACACCAGAAGAACCTGACCTGTCCAAAGACAAAGCTGAAGATCTCCTACAAAGACGCGATGGACAGCTGCATGGTGGAAGAAAGTAATGGAATGAAAATGCTGCAGGCCTCCTCCGTGTCCACAAAGGGCATCAGTAGCCCTTACAATGTCTCTAACCCAGGATCTCGTTCTGGGTCCAGATCTGGCTCCCGCGCAGGCTCCAGGAGTGGCTCTCGTAGAGGCAGTGTGGATTACTCCTCTACATACTACAGCTACTCATCCAACAGTACCACATACAGCTCCAACACTCTCTCTTAG